In a genomic window of Streptomyces katrae:
- a CDS encoding CHAT domain-containing protein — translation MNSDMTRAARLAAVWTRINRIAQEESTAPLLEPAALDEARALTEDFADGDTEAAYVLGWFHWLRYQALPEGEDEEDFAAAHDAFGLCFVLGVAGLPEIMLPNLAKAAVPDATELLERSQFSPDPGVLSHAVRLWQRIVQATPADHPYRADRLFNLGIALEDRYERLDDPADLDAIITVGRDAGTAGPADHPDRARRLGNLGNALRRRFERQGKAEDAEEAIRVLRLAADVSIDALDRSVMLLNLALALRSRFAWAGAAADLDAAIAHVDEAAAIAAPDHPERPKILSLRQELSEHRSGDREARAGTHDLVERFAVAVDAATNAADRAERLFDLGEALRLRFLHTGVVADVDAAIGRFREAVAATPPGHPDRARRLCHLGEVLRLRYIRTDRPSDLDAAIDRFDEAVAAAVDPDERATQRFHLGGALIQRALDRRALADVDSAIGCLRQAVDAVPSDAPGQAGPPDRPDRPDRTTRLVRLTQALHVRFELTGGMADLDAVINQTRAAASTTPPDHPGRASLFISLGGALGKRSELMGTLADTDAAIGYLTELLESTPPELLHQVGVLNNLGMALRARFDRTGALEDLDAAVDHFRAAEEAAEDDDERSVPLTNLGNALRHRSERLATAGDADAAVASLTRAVTLTPAGHPQRAVRLSKLGMALRSRYDRTNRVADLDGAINCFTEAASHAGGTPGLAGILTNLGGALQRRFELTRSPADLDAAIDRLAKAVAAAPADSLERVAMLNNLGGALQRRFELTESPADLDAAIDHLTETVSAVPAHHPDYALGLSNLAGSLLTRYQRTQQPADLREAISCRLAASKVRSATPGRRIMEAAQAAGLLAASGDPAAAANAAESAVLLLPQVAPRRLERGDQQYAMAHFSGLVGDAAALALAAPGGTPAGRAERALGLLETGRAVLLSQALETRNDLTDLRKHHRELAERFSDLRERLDSPADAAAPGSAVPGPTSRGTATDGPAADGPPRERHLLARDFADLLTEIRALDRFQNFGLPPAPAELRDEATDGPVVVFNTSAYRSDALLVTERGIRTLNLPNLALQPLAERIDTFLRAQRDTSSPDQAERVAAEAVMSEVLRWLWDAATGPVLHALGFHGQPGDTKDWPRVWWVPGGLLGLLPLHAAGHHDDPRDRPDRRTVMDRVVSSYTPTIRALRHARERARTAAAAGPARSLVVAMPTTPGLPRDGRLRHVGKEAAVLLERLPAPVLLREPGPGEDPAGRGLPVPTKAAVLEQLPDCSIAHFCCHGSSNPADPSRSLLLLHDHADDPLTVAGLAAVELGRARLAYLSACRTAAVDTAELLDEAIHLTSAFQLVGFPHVIGTLWEIDDELAVTVAELFYDALGNGTGGLDPDRSAYALHRAVRLIRDGYDLPASMDLSGLPSLWAAYLHSGA, via the coding sequence GTGAACAGCGACATGACGCGTGCGGCACGACTGGCGGCGGTGTGGACCCGGATCAACCGGATCGCCCAGGAGGAGAGCACGGCCCCGCTGCTGGAGCCCGCGGCGCTCGACGAAGCCCGGGCGCTGACCGAGGACTTCGCGGACGGTGACACCGAAGCGGCGTACGTGCTCGGCTGGTTCCACTGGCTCCGCTACCAAGCCCTGCCCGAGGGCGAGGACGAGGAGGACTTCGCGGCAGCCCATGACGCCTTCGGACTGTGCTTCGTGCTGGGCGTGGCCGGCTTACCCGAGATCATGCTGCCGAACCTCGCCAAGGCCGCCGTCCCGGACGCCACCGAACTGCTGGAGCGCTCGCAGTTCTCCCCCGACCCCGGCGTGCTCTCCCACGCCGTGCGGCTGTGGCAGCGCATCGTCCAGGCCACCCCGGCCGACCACCCCTACCGCGCCGACCGGCTGTTCAACCTCGGGATCGCCCTGGAGGACCGCTACGAACGGCTCGACGACCCGGCGGACCTGGACGCCATCATCACGGTGGGACGGGACGCGGGGACCGCCGGCCCCGCCGACCACCCCGACCGGGCGCGGCGGCTGGGCAACCTGGGGAACGCCCTGCGGCGGCGCTTCGAGCGGCAGGGGAAAGCGGAGGACGCGGAGGAGGCGATCCGCGTCCTGCGCCTGGCCGCCGACGTCTCGATCGACGCCCTCGACCGCTCGGTCATGCTGCTCAACCTGGCGCTGGCGCTACGCAGCAGGTTCGCCTGGGCGGGCGCGGCGGCCGACCTGGACGCGGCGATCGCGCACGTGGACGAGGCGGCGGCCATCGCCGCCCCCGACCACCCCGAGCGGCCCAAGATCCTCTCCCTCCGGCAGGAGCTGTCCGAGCACCGGTCCGGGGACCGGGAGGCGCGAGCGGGCACGCACGACCTGGTCGAGCGCTTCGCGGTCGCGGTGGACGCCGCGACCAACGCCGCCGACCGCGCGGAGCGCCTGTTCGACCTCGGTGAGGCCCTGCGCCTCCGCTTCCTGCATACGGGCGTGGTGGCGGACGTGGATGCCGCGATCGGCCGTTTCCGGGAGGCCGTGGCGGCGACCCCGCCCGGTCACCCCGACCGGGCCAGGAGGCTGTGCCACCTCGGTGAGGTCCTGCGCCTCCGCTACATCAGGACGGACCGGCCGTCCGACCTGGACGCGGCGATCGACCGCTTTGACGAGGCGGTGGCCGCCGCCGTCGACCCGGACGAGCGCGCCACGCAGCGGTTCCACCTCGGCGGCGCGCTCATCCAGCGCGCCCTGGACCGGCGGGCGCTCGCGGACGTGGACAGCGCGATCGGCTGCCTGCGGCAGGCCGTGGACGCCGTTCCGAGCGACGCCCCTGGGCAGGCCGGCCCCCCTGACCGTCCCGACCGTCCCGACCGGACGACGCGGCTGGTCCGGCTCACCCAGGCGCTGCATGTCCGCTTCGAGCTGACCGGTGGAATGGCGGACCTGGACGCCGTGATCAACCAGACCCGCGCGGCAGCGTCCACCACTCCACCGGACCACCCCGGGCGGGCCTCGCTGTTCATCTCGCTCGGCGGCGCGCTGGGCAAGCGGAGCGAGCTGATGGGGACGCTGGCGGACACGGACGCCGCCATCGGGTACTTGACGGAGCTGCTGGAGTCCACGCCGCCCGAGCTGCTGCACCAGGTCGGCGTCCTGAACAACCTCGGCATGGCGCTGCGGGCCCGCTTCGACCGCACGGGAGCGCTGGAGGACCTGGACGCCGCAGTCGACCACTTCCGGGCGGCGGAGGAGGCCGCCGAGGACGACGACGAGCGCTCGGTCCCGCTGACCAACCTCGGCAACGCGCTGCGACACCGGAGCGAGCGGCTGGCCACGGCGGGGGACGCGGACGCCGCCGTGGCCAGCCTGACCCGGGCGGTCACCCTCACCCCTGCCGGCCACCCCCAGCGCGCGGTGCGGCTGTCCAAGCTCGGAATGGCACTGCGCTCCCGCTACGACCGGACGAACCGCGTCGCGGACCTGGACGGCGCGATCAACTGCTTCACGGAGGCGGCGTCCCACGCCGGGGGCACGCCCGGCCTGGCCGGCATCCTGACCAACCTGGGCGGCGCGCTCCAGCGCAGGTTCGAGCTGACGCGGTCGCCCGCCGACCTGGACGCGGCGATCGACCGCCTGGCCAAGGCGGTGGCCGCCGCCCCGGCGGACAGCCTCGAACGGGTCGCGATGCTGAACAACCTGGGCGGCGCGCTCCAGCGCAGGTTCGAGCTGACGGAGTCGCCCGCCGACCTGGACGCGGCGATCGACCACCTGACGGAGACGGTCAGCGCCGTCCCCGCCCACCACCCCGACTACGCGCTGGGGCTGTCCAACCTCGCCGGCAGCCTGCTGACCCGCTACCAGCGCACGCAGCAGCCCGCTGACCTGCGCGAGGCGATCTCCTGCCGGCTGGCGGCCTCGAAGGTGCGGTCCGCCACGCCCGGCCGGCGGATCATGGAGGCGGCCCAGGCGGCGGGCCTGCTCGCCGCGTCGGGCGACCCGGCCGCCGCGGCGAACGCGGCGGAGAGCGCGGTCCTGCTGCTGCCGCAGGTGGCGCCCCGGCGCCTGGAGCGCGGCGACCAGCAGTACGCCATGGCCCATTTCTCCGGACTGGTGGGCGACGCCGCCGCCCTGGCCCTCGCCGCCCCGGGCGGAACCCCCGCCGGACGGGCCGAACGCGCCCTGGGCCTGTTGGAGACCGGCCGGGCCGTTCTGCTCAGCCAGGCCCTGGAGACCCGCAACGACCTGACCGACCTGCGCAAGCACCACCGTGAACTCGCCGAGCGCTTCAGCGACCTGCGGGAACGGCTCGACAGCCCCGCCGACGCCGCCGCACCCGGCAGCGCCGTCCCCGGGCCGACCAGCCGCGGAACGGCGACGGACGGGCCGGCCGCGGACGGACCGCCGCGCGAACGGCACCTGCTCGCACGGGACTTCGCCGACCTGCTGACGGAGATCCGCGCACTGGACCGCTTCCAGAACTTCGGGCTGCCACCCGCCCCGGCCGAACTCCGCGACGAGGCGACCGACGGTCCCGTCGTGGTGTTCAACACCAGCGCGTACCGCAGTGACGCGCTGCTGGTCACCGAGCGCGGCATCCGGACCCTGAACCTGCCAAACCTGGCCCTTCAGCCCCTGGCCGAACGGATCGACACCTTCCTGCGGGCGCAGCGGGATACGTCGAGCCCGGACCAGGCCGAGCGGGTCGCGGCCGAGGCCGTCATGTCCGAGGTCCTGCGGTGGCTGTGGGACGCGGCCACGGGCCCGGTGCTGCACGCGCTGGGGTTCCACGGGCAGCCCGGCGACACGAAGGACTGGCCGCGGGTGTGGTGGGTGCCGGGCGGCCTGCTGGGGCTGCTCCCCTTGCACGCCGCGGGCCACCACGACGACCCGCGCGACCGTCCAGACCGGCGCACGGTGATGGACCGGGTCGTCTCCTCCTACACCCCGACGATCCGCGCGCTGCGCCACGCTCGTGAACGCGCCCGGACCGCCGCGGCGGCCGGGCCGGCGCGCAGCCTGGTCGTGGCGATGCCGACCACGCCCGGCCTGCCCCGCGACGGACGGCTGAGGCACGTCGGGAAGGAGGCGGCGGTCCTGCTCGAACGGCTGCCAGCCCCGGTGCTGTTGCGGGAGCCGGGCCCCGGCGAGGATCCGGCCGGCCGGGGGTTGCCGGTGCCGACAAAGGCCGCCGTCCTGGAGCAGCTGCCGGACTGCTCGATCGCGCACTTCTGCTGTCACGGTTCGAGCAACCCCGCCGACCCCTCCCGGAGCCTGCTCCTGCTGCACGACCACGCGGACGACCCGCTGACCGTCGCGGGCCTCGCCGCCGTCGAACTGGGACGGGCCCGGCTGGCCTACCTCTCGGCCTGCCGGACGGCGGCCGTCGACACCGCCGAGCTGCTCGACGAGGCCATCCACCTCACCTCGGCCTTCCAGCTCGTCGGGTTCCCCCACGTGATCGGCACACTGTGGGAGATCGACGACGAACTCGCGGTCACCGTCGCCGAGTTGTTCTACGACGCGCTGGGAAACGGGACTGGGGGCCTGGACCCGGACCGCTCGGCGTACGCGCTCCACCGGGCCGTCCGCCTGATCCGCGACGGCTACGACCTCCCCGCCTCGATGGACCTGAGCGGATTGCCCTCACTCTGGGCCGCGTACCTACATTCGGGCGCCTGA
- a CDS encoding carboxylesterase/lipase family protein: MTDVPGQAPPVVQLPAGRLRGSDEGGIWVFKGVPYAEPPVGDLRWRAARPHPGWSGTRDATAFGPASPQPFLEGGDPVLGGHGTPPFDEDCLTLNVWTPAPDDARRPVLVWIHGGGFVSGSGALPIYSGETFARNGDLVVVTLNYRLGPLGYLSFEEDRNEKAAQAEPANLWFTDQLAALRWVHENIARFGGDPGNVTVAGQSGGAVSTAALAGHPEARRMFRRVILQSPPFGLNIPTRDEYRERVDAYRRYAGAKSLKELRGLPWERLAEATGVLFAHTARWGHWSTPFLPVRDGVTLRRHPAQTLLEEAAADIDVLIGWTREEANFAFALDPGYAAITRGQALDRIAQGFGQEEAADVYAEYARTRPGARPVGVLMDLITDELFRVPSLQLAEARAAAGRPVWAYQFDLPAPTYDGRLAAAHCLELPFVFDNFDSWSHAPLVAGIDPALGKGLTRSMHRAWIAFARTGDPNHADLPTWHRYRTDARTTMRFDSVTLPVDDLAGHARRLHTRRNAAAVG, encoded by the coding sequence ATGACGGACGTACCGGGTCAGGCCCCACCCGTCGTACAACTGCCGGCCGGACGGCTGCGCGGGAGCGACGAGGGCGGGATCTGGGTGTTCAAGGGGGTGCCCTACGCGGAACCGCCGGTGGGAGACCTGCGCTGGCGTGCCGCGCGCCCGCACCCGGGCTGGAGTGGCACGCGGGACGCGACGGCCTTCGGACCGGCTTCGCCCCAGCCGTTCCTCGAGGGCGGGGACCCGGTCCTGGGCGGTCACGGCACCCCGCCGTTCGACGAGGACTGCCTCACGCTGAACGTGTGGACACCGGCTCCGGACGACGCCCGGCGGCCCGTGCTCGTCTGGATCCACGGCGGCGGATTCGTCTCCGGATCCGGGGCGTTGCCCATCTACTCCGGAGAAACCTTCGCCCGAAATGGCGACTTGGTGGTCGTCACCCTCAACTACCGTCTCGGCCCCCTCGGTTACCTCTCCTTCGAAGAGGACCGAAACGAGAAGGCGGCCCAAGCGGAGCCGGCCAACCTCTGGTTCACCGACCAGCTGGCCGCCCTCCGCTGGGTCCACGAGAACATCGCCCGCTTCGGTGGGGACCCCGGCAACGTCACGGTCGCCGGCCAGTCGGGCGGAGCCGTCTCGACCGCCGCCCTCGCCGGCCACCCCGAAGCGCGACGGATGTTCCGGCGGGTCATCCTGCAGAGCCCCCCGTTCGGGCTGAACATCCCCACCCGCGACGAATACCGCGAACGCGTCGACGCGTACCGGCGGTACGCAGGGGCCAAAAGCCTGAAGGAACTGCGCGGCCTCCCCTGGGAACGGCTGGCCGAAGCCACCGGGGTGCTCTTCGCGCACACCGCCCGCTGGGGCCACTGGTCCACCCCCTTCCTCCCCGTGCGAGACGGAGTGACGCTCCGGCGGCACCCCGCGCAGACCCTCCTCGAGGAGGCGGCCGCGGACATCGACGTGCTCATCGGCTGGACCCGCGAGGAGGCCAACTTCGCCTTCGCCCTCGACCCGGGCTACGCCGCCATCACGCGGGGCCAGGCACTGGACCGGATCGCACAGGGCTTCGGGCAGGAGGAGGCGGCCGACGTGTACGCCGAGTACGCGCGCACCCGGCCCGGCGCCCGCCCGGTCGGCGTCCTCATGGACCTGATCACGGACGAACTGTTCCGCGTCCCCTCCCTGCAACTGGCCGAGGCCCGGGCTGCCGCGGGGCGGCCCGTCTGGGCCTACCAGTTCGACCTCCCGGCGCCGACCTACGACGGCAGGCTCGCCGCCGCGCACTGCCTCGAACTCCCCTTCGTCTTCGACAACTTCGACAGCTGGTCGCACGCCCCGCTGGTCGCCGGGATCGATCCGGCCCTGGGGAAGGGACTGACGCGCTCCATGCACCGGGCCTGGATCGCCTTCGCCCGCACAGGCGACCCGAACCACGCCGACCTGCCGACATGGCACCGGTATCGGACGGACGCGCGCACCACCATGCGCTTCGACTCCGTCACCCTCCCGGTGGACGACCTGGCCGGCCACGCGCGCCGCCTGCACACCCGGCGGAACGCCGCGGCCGTCGGGTAA
- a CDS encoding MFS transporter, giving the protein MFNPIAGALSDRTGRRNPWILGGALASLAGMAFLGGARTALWVGIGWCLVQATMNVYQAAVTAIVPDRVPVSRRGTASAVVGLALPVGGTVGVMIASQTAGRLTAGYLVLGGVAAGAALLLTALCRDVPARREPAPSVSRREKIAVFLSALADHDFRWAFIGRALMVLGYFSVIGYQLYILDDHIALPDGLEPAEAIAVLTPLSMGAMALSTVLGGVLSDRWNRRKVFVGVSAALAGAVMVIPVISPTWTGMLVFSALNGLAFGCFMAVDTAVVTLVLPRAEDAARDMGVLNIANAGPQIIAPFVASAIVTALGGYGPLFLIGGALSLLGALAIVPIRKVR; this is encoded by the coding sequence GTGTTCAACCCCATCGCCGGCGCGCTGTCCGACCGGACCGGCCGCCGGAACCCCTGGATCCTCGGTGGCGCGCTGGCCTCGCTCGCCGGCATGGCGTTCCTCGGCGGTGCGCGGACCGCGCTGTGGGTGGGCATCGGGTGGTGCCTGGTGCAGGCGACGATGAACGTCTACCAGGCCGCCGTCACCGCGATCGTGCCCGACCGCGTCCCCGTTTCCCGCCGCGGTACCGCGTCTGCCGTGGTGGGACTGGCGCTGCCCGTCGGCGGGACCGTCGGGGTGATGATCGCCTCGCAGACCGCGGGCCGGCTGACGGCCGGCTACCTGGTCCTCGGCGGGGTCGCAGCCGGCGCGGCGCTGCTGCTGACGGCGCTGTGCCGGGACGTGCCGGCGCGGCGCGAGCCCGCGCCCTCGGTCTCGCGCCGCGAGAAGATCGCCGTCTTCCTGTCCGCCCTCGCCGATCACGACTTCCGGTGGGCGTTCATCGGACGGGCGCTGATGGTGCTCGGCTATTTCTCCGTCATCGGCTACCAGCTGTACATCCTCGACGACCACATCGCCCTGCCCGACGGGCTGGAGCCCGCCGAGGCGATCGCGGTGCTGACGCCGCTGTCGATGGGGGCGATGGCGCTGTCGACGGTGCTCGGCGGGGTGCTGTCCGACCGGTGGAACCGGCGGAAGGTCTTCGTCGGCGTGTCCGCGGCCCTCGCCGGGGCCGTGATGGTGATCCCCGTGATCAGTCCGACCTGGACCGGGATGCTGGTGTTCAGTGCCCTCAACGGGCTCGCCTTCGGCTGCTTCATGGCGGTGGACACCGCGGTGGTCACGCTGGTCCTGCCGCGGGCGGAGGACGCCGCCCGCGACATGGGTGTGCTGAACATCGCCAACGCCGGGCCGCAGATCATCGCCCCGTTCGTCGCCTCCGCCATCGTCACCGCGCTCGGCGGCTACGGCCCGCTGTTCCTCATCGGCGGCGCCCTGTCCCTGCTGGGTGCGCTGGCCATCGTCCCGATCCGCAAGGTGCGCTGA
- the surE gene encoding 5'/3'-nucleotidase SurE: protein MSRKRVLPLAALLLCVPALTGTVPASAAALPGPVGRSGPLRILLTNDDGYDAPGIRMLFDRLTAAGHEVTIVAPLTNQSGAGTKLMSGPAVRVEHPEPRVWAVDGTPGDAVSFGLAAVFRDRARDLVVSGTNFGPNVAALATHSGTVGGAVAALERGVPALAVSTGELAVPVPQQILNAMRPPGDFAVKLIDRLRDRARGGRLLPEHVGLNVNHPVVGADGTGTARGVSVTTQDPQLGLGARYTDSGDGTWKVDVALVPAPAGRGGDVEAVGADRVSVTPITPDWNGGTADSAAAAALLKGLRP from the coding sequence GTGAGCCGTAAGCGAGTTCTGCCCCTGGCCGCCCTGCTCCTGTGCGTTCCGGCCCTGACCGGCACGGTGCCGGCGAGTGCCGCTGCGCTGCCCGGGCCCGTCGGCCGGTCCGGCCCGCTGCGCATCCTGCTGACCAATGACGACGGCTATGACGCGCCCGGCATCCGGATGCTGTTCGACCGGCTGACGGCCGCGGGGCACGAGGTGACGATCGTCGCCCCACTCACCAACCAGAGCGGCGCGGGGACGAAGCTGATGAGTGGCCCGGCCGTCCGGGTGGAGCACCCCGAGCCGAGGGTGTGGGCCGTGGACGGCACCCCCGGCGACGCGGTGTCCTTCGGCCTGGCCGCCGTGTTCCGTGACCGTGCGCGCGACCTGGTGGTGTCCGGCACCAACTTCGGTCCCAACGTGGCCGCTCTGGCGACCCATTCGGGCACGGTCGGCGGTGCCGTCGCCGCCCTGGAACGGGGGGTGCCCGCCCTCGCGGTGAGTACGGGCGAGCTGGCCGTCCCCGTCCCGCAGCAGATCCTGAACGCCATGCGGCCCCCCGGGGACTTCGCGGTCAAGCTCATCGACCGGCTCCGGGACCGGGCGCGGGGCGGCCGCCTGCTGCCCGAGCACGTCGGCCTGAACGTCAACCACCCGGTGGTCGGCGCGGACGGTACCGGTACGGCGCGCGGGGTGTCGGTCACGACTCAGGATCCGCAGCTGGGTCTCGGGGCGCGCTACACCGACTCCGGTGACGGGACCTGGAAGGTGGACGTGGCGCTGGTGCCGGCACCGGCCGGCAGGGGCGGCGATGTGGAGGCGGTCGGCGCCGACCGGGTGTCCGTCACTCCCATCACCCCCGACTGGAACGGCGGGACGGCGGACAGCGCCGCGGCCGCGGCGCTGCTGAAAGGTCTGCGCCCATGA
- a CDS encoding carboxylesterase family protein, translating to MPTYAYEFDDPDSPTLAGAQPPGLDMANAHSAELAYLHDFTMAGRPLTAAQSAFADGLKRRWGAFARTGSPFLPGEVAWPVVRPGRYTVLTLGPGRTGPSASFAADHLCAFWAALPSPAAVREAP from the coding sequence GTGCCCACGTACGCGTACGAGTTCGACGACCCGGACTCCCCCACCCTCGCCGGGGCGCAGCCGCCGGGCCTGGACATGGCCAACGCGCACAGCGCCGAGCTGGCGTACCTGCACGACTTCACCATGGCCGGGCGTCCTCTCACCGCCGCCCAGAGCGCTTTCGCGGACGGTCTGAAACGGCGCTGGGGGGCGTTCGCCCGCACTGGCAGCCCGTTCCTTCCCGGTGAGGTTGCGTGGCCGGTGGTCCGTCCCGGCCGGTACACGGTCCTGACCCTCGGGCCGGGCCGCACGGGGCCTTCGGCCTCTTTCGCCGCCGACCACCTGTGTGCTTTCTGGGCTGCCCTGCCCTCCCCGGCCGCCGTGCGGGAGGCTCCGTGA
- a CDS encoding glycosyl hydrolase, whose product MSRRGRWMAGACAGVAVVGLLAGGGGGGGAPAPRGASGSSGPGVAVGAYLHYGTPGVDRMQGLSRWLGGTEVRAGHTYLPGDTWENIEGAPESLRSWARWRGERHDRLFVLNVPMFEGNEADVPDERVAELIRSGAEGEFDQHFRRLGKRLVGLGVPDTVIVLGWEMNGFNYTHRCRPDPGNWKRYWRRIVAAMRSAEGQRFRFDFAPNRGRDAIEWTKCYPGDDVVDIVGMDSYDQPPGDSFDEMVEQPYGLRQQVEFAKAHHKRISYPEWGLFRNGDNPEYMRRMLAWIADHRPVYHSITDYCPHGVWQCGENPRSARVFREFLSPHRKGRPAPPFAP is encoded by the coding sequence ATGTCCCGTAGAGGGCGGTGGATGGCCGGCGCCTGCGCGGGCGTGGCCGTTGTGGGGCTGCTCGCCGGCGGCGGTGGAGGGGGTGGCGCTCCGGCGCCGCGGGGGGCGTCCGGCAGCAGTGGGCCGGGGGTCGCGGTGGGCGCCTACCTCCACTACGGCACGCCGGGGGTGGACCGGATGCAGGGGCTTTCCCGGTGGCTCGGGGGGACGGAGGTGCGGGCGGGGCACACGTATCTGCCCGGTGACACCTGGGAGAACATCGAGGGCGCGCCGGAGTCCCTGCGCAGCTGGGCGCGGTGGCGGGGTGAGCGGCACGATCGGCTGTTCGTGCTGAACGTGCCGATGTTCGAGGGCAACGAGGCGGACGTGCCGGACGAGCGGGTGGCCGAGTTGATCCGTTCCGGGGCGGAGGGCGAGTTCGACCAGCATTTCCGGCGGCTGGGCAAGCGTCTGGTCGGGCTGGGGGTGCCGGACACCGTGATCGTGCTGGGGTGGGAGATGAACGGTTTCAACTACACCCACCGGTGCCGGCCCGACCCCGGGAACTGGAAGCGGTACTGGCGGCGCATCGTGGCCGCCATGCGCTCCGCTGAGGGGCAGCGGTTCCGCTTCGACTTCGCTCCCAACCGGGGCAGGGACGCGATCGAGTGGACCAAGTGCTATCCGGGGGACGACGTGGTGGACATCGTCGGCATGGACTCCTACGACCAGCCTCCGGGGGATTCGTTCGACGAGATGGTGGAGCAGCCGTACGGGCTGCGGCAGCAGGTCGAGTTCGCGAAGGCGCACCACAAGCGGATCTCGTACCCGGAGTGGGGGCTGTTCCGCAACGGTGACAACCCGGAGTACATGCGGCGGATGCTGGCGTGGATCGCCGATCACCGGCCGGTGTACCACAGCATCACGGACTACTGCCCGCACGGTGTGTGGCAGTGCGGTGAGAACCCGCGCTCGGCGCGGGTGTTCCGGGAGTTCCTGTCGCCCCACCGCAAGGGGCGTCCGGCTCCGCCGTTCGCGCCGTGA
- a CDS encoding C40 family peptidase, with the protein MSVTAALFTPATPAQAASLYGIKAVSVAASKKGAPYVYGATGPAEFDCSGLTLYAFRVAGRVLPRTAEAQYESTDHISRTQRAPGDLVFFPTGGTMSHVGIYAGHDKIWHAPRPGTRVRLERIWTGTARYSRAN; encoded by the coding sequence GTGTCCGTAACCGCCGCCCTGTTCACCCCGGCCACCCCCGCACAGGCCGCCTCCCTCTACGGCATAAAGGCCGTCTCCGTCGCCGCGTCCAAGAAGGGCGCACCCTACGTCTACGGCGCCACCGGGCCCGCCGAATTCGACTGTTCGGGCCTCACTCTCTACGCCTTCCGCGTGGCCGGCCGGGTACTCCCCCGCACCGCGGAGGCCCAGTACGAGAGCACCGACCACATCTCGCGCACCCAGCGCGCACCAGGAGATCTGGTCTTCTTCCCCACCGGGGGAACCATGAGCCACGTCGGCATCTATGCGGGCCACGACAAGATCTGGCACGCTCCCCGACCCGGCACCCGCGTCCGGCTGGAACGCATCTGGACGGGCACCGCCCGCTATAGCCGGGCCAATTAA
- a CDS encoding chaplin, which produces MRIRTAFAATVLAAVGILGATGSAVADANANGAAIGSPGVLSGNVVQVPIHIPINVCGNTINVIGLLNPAAGNTCVNA; this is translated from the coding sequence ATGCGTATTCGCACTGCGTTCGCCGCCACCGTGCTGGCTGCTGTCGGCATCCTCGGCGCCACCGGTTCCGCCGTTGCCGACGCCAACGCCAACGGTGCCGCCATCGGCTCCCCGGGCGTGCTGTCCGGGAACGTCGTCCAGGTTCCGATCCACATCCCGATCAACGTGTGCGGCAACACGATCAACGTGATCGGCCTGCTCAACCCGGCGGCGGGCAACACCTGCGTCAACGCCTGA
- a CDS encoding GNAT family N-acetyltransferase, translating into MTEMEIVAEQGEWRGGFEERLLAAYRDAGCSQPLAQALLERAVRGVEDWTLATDGTGWVAVGVTDEDGARVGRIHDLTAAQGRAWAERWCAEQGAERVVVRLTGGPGAFADYPVRGQNRIRAVAERPVLPPGLTVRRLREEEYPHWYAREAASYVADIVRAGALTPQQAQEKSDRDFAEQLPQGYLTPGHAFYVLEAGGEAVGSGWVNHGYLPGVTFGFSLEVYEEHRGRGYGRAAMAVGEWAARQGGDEALMFNVFGGNEVAMGLYDSTGFTVLEEFRSISL; encoded by the coding sequence ATGACCGAGATGGAGATCGTCGCCGAACAGGGCGAGTGGCGGGGCGGGTTCGAGGAGCGGCTGCTGGCCGCCTACCGGGACGCGGGGTGCTCGCAGCCCCTGGCCCAGGCCCTGCTGGAACGGGCCGTGAGGGGCGTCGAGGACTGGACGCTGGCCACGGACGGCACGGGGTGGGTGGCCGTCGGGGTGACCGACGAGGACGGGGCCAGAGTGGGGCGGATACACGACCTGACGGCGGCGCAGGGCCGGGCGTGGGCCGAGCGGTGGTGTGCGGAGCAGGGGGCCGAGCGGGTGGTCGTCCGGCTCACGGGTGGGCCGGGAGCCTTCGCCGACTACCCCGTACGGGGGCAGAACCGGATCCGCGCGGTGGCCGAACGGCCCGTACTGCCGCCTGGTCTGACGGTCCGGCGGCTGCGCGAGGAGGAGTATCCCCACTGGTACGCGCGCGAGGCGGCCTCGTACGTGGCCGACATCGTCCGGGCCGGGGCGCTGACGCCGCAGCAGGCCCAGGAGAAGTCCGACCGGGACTTCGCCGAACAGCTGCCGCAGGGCTACCTGACGCCGGGGCACGCGTTCTACGTGCTGGAGGCCGGCGGTGAGGCGGTCGGCAGCGGCTGGGTCAACCACGGCTACCTGCCGGGCGTCACCTTCGGTTTCTCCCTGGAGGTGTACGAGGAGCACCGTGGCAGGGGCTACGGCCGGGCCGCGATGGCCGTGGGCGAGTGGGCCGCCCGGCAGGGCGGTGACGAGGCGCTGATGTTCAACGTCTTCGGTGGCAACGAGGTCGCGATGGGCCTGTACGACAGCACCGGGTTCACCGTGCTGGAGGAGTTCCGCTCCATCAGCCTCTGA